A part of Pseudomonas sp. HR96 genomic DNA contains:
- a CDS encoding GNAT family N-acetyltransferase produces the protein MSLTVLHRLADLPAAQWDALLPAAQPFMRHAFLSAVEDSGSLGKGSGWRAEHVLHMHEGQVLAALPAYRKWHSYGEYVFDHGWADACRRAGIDYYPKLLAAVPFSPVAGPRLLAATPADGLALLQALPGYLEIEDLSSAHINFTEPTLDAMLAGEEGWLQRLGCQYHWQNRGYGDFQDFLDTLASRKRKQMRKEREQVLGQGIGFQWYSGHELGEADWDFVYACYANTYAVRGQAPYLTRLFFSLLAERMPEAIRVVFAVQGAQRVAMAFSLVAGDTLYGRYWGCLAEYDRLHFETCFYQGMDYAIAHGLQRFDAGAQGEHKLIRGFEPVITHSWHYLRHPGLRAAVSEFLEAERVGVLAYAEQARGALPYRQG, from the coding sequence ATGTCGCTGACCGTGCTGCACCGTCTTGCCGACCTGCCCGCCGCACAGTGGGACGCCTTGCTGCCGGCTGCTCAGCCGTTCATGCGCCATGCCTTCCTCAGCGCCGTGGAAGACAGCGGCAGCCTGGGCAAGGGCTCCGGCTGGCGCGCCGAGCATGTATTGCACATGCACGAGGGGCAGGTGCTGGCGGCCTTGCCGGCCTACCGCAAGTGGCACTCCTATGGCGAGTACGTGTTCGATCATGGCTGGGCTGACGCCTGTCGCCGCGCCGGTATCGACTACTACCCCAAACTGCTGGCGGCGGTGCCGTTCAGCCCAGTGGCCGGGCCGCGCCTGTTGGCGGCCACGCCGGCCGACGGCCTGGCGCTGCTGCAGGCGTTGCCGGGTTATCTTGAGATCGAGGATCTCTCCAGTGCACACATCAACTTCACCGAGCCCACGCTCGATGCCATGCTGGCAGGCGAGGAAGGTTGGCTGCAGCGGCTAGGGTGCCAGTACCACTGGCAGAACCGCGGCTACGGCGACTTCCAGGATTTTCTCGACACGCTGGCCTCACGCAAGCGCAAGCAGATGCGCAAGGAGCGCGAGCAGGTGCTGGGGCAGGGCATCGGTTTCCAGTGGTACAGCGGCCATGAGCTGGGCGAAGCCGACTGGGATTTCGTCTACGCCTGCTATGCCAATACCTATGCCGTCCGGGGCCAGGCGCCTTACCTGACGCGCCTGTTCTTCAGCCTGCTGGCCGAGCGCATGCCCGAGGCCATCCGCGTCGTGTTTGCCGTACAGGGCGCCCAGCGGGTGGCCATGGCGTTCAGCCTGGTGGCCGGTGACACCCTCTATGGGCGCTACTGGGGTTGCCTGGCGGAGTACGACCGCCTGCATTTCGAGACCTGCTTCTATCAGGGCATGGACTATGCCATCGCGCACGGCCTGCAGCGCTTCGATGCCGGGGCCCAAGGCGAGCACAAGTTGATTCGCGGGTTCGAACCGGTGATCACGCATTCCTGGCACTACTTGCGCCACCCTGGATTGCGCGCGGCGGTCAGCGAGTTTCTCGAAGCGGAGCGGGTAGGGGTGCTGGCGTACGCTGAACAAGCGAGGGGCGCCTTGCCGTACCGGCAAGGCTGA
- a CDS encoding ABC transporter ATP-binding protein, which translates to MIYRRFEQWIDIFREAPTEEPPKTVLPFYIYYLKQVWPSFAALLVVGLIGALIEVALFSYLSRIIDLAQGTPDPHFFGNHALELSWMLVVTLILRPIFVGLHDLLVHQTIAPGMTSLIRWQNHSQMLKQSLNFFQSDFAGRIAQRIMQTGNSLRDSAVAAVDAIWHVVIYAVGSLVLFAEADWRLMIPLILWIFGYIGVLYYYVPRVKERSVVSSEARSKLMGRIVDGYSNIATLKLFAHTNLEQQYAREAITEQTVKTQLASRVVTSMDTVITTLNGMLIVGTTGSALWLWSESLITVGAIALATGLVIRIVNMSGWIMWVVNGIFENIGMVQDGLESISQPVSVTDQKGAPTLKIGRGNVRFEDVDFHYGKGSRAIIDGLTLDIRPGEKIGLIGPSGAGKSTLVNLLLRMYDLPDGRILIDGQDISQVTQESLRAQIGMITQDTALLHRSIRENLLYGRPGASDEQLWEAVRKARADEFIPLLSDAEGRLGFEAHVGERGVKLSGGQRQRIAIARVLLKNAPILIMDEATSALDSEVEAAIQESLETLMKGKTVIAIAHRLSTIAKMDRLVVLEQGRIVEIGSHSELLAQHGLYARLWHHQTGGFVGMD; encoded by the coding sequence ATGATCTACCGTCGTTTCGAGCAATGGATCGATATCTTTCGCGAAGCGCCCACGGAGGAGCCCCCGAAAACGGTCCTGCCCTTCTATATCTATTACCTCAAGCAGGTCTGGCCCAGCTTCGCCGCGCTGTTGGTGGTCGGCCTGATCGGCGCGCTGATCGAAGTGGCACTGTTCAGCTACCTGAGCCGGATCATCGACCTGGCCCAGGGCACGCCAGATCCGCACTTCTTCGGCAACCACGCCCTTGAGCTGTCGTGGATGCTGGTGGTGACCCTGATCCTGCGGCCGATCTTCGTCGGCCTGCATGACCTGCTGGTGCACCAGACCATCGCGCCTGGCATGACCAGCCTGATTCGCTGGCAGAACCACAGCCAGATGCTCAAGCAGAGCCTGAATTTCTTCCAAAGCGACTTCGCCGGGCGCATTGCCCAGCGCATCATGCAAACCGGCAACTCGCTGCGCGATTCGGCCGTGGCGGCCGTGGATGCCATCTGGCACGTGGTGATCTATGCGGTGGGCTCACTGGTGCTGTTCGCCGAGGCCGACTGGCGCCTGATGATCCCGCTGATCCTGTGGATCTTCGGCTACATCGGCGTACTGTATTACTACGTGCCACGGGTCAAGGAGCGTTCGGTGGTGTCTTCCGAAGCGCGCTCCAAGCTCATGGGCCGCATCGTCGATGGCTACAGCAACATCGCCACGCTCAAACTTTTCGCCCACACCAACCTGGAACAGCAATACGCGCGCGAAGCGATCACCGAACAGACCGTCAAGACCCAGCTGGCCAGCCGTGTGGTCACCAGCATGGACACGGTCATCACCACCCTCAACGGCATGCTGATCGTCGGCACCACGGGTTCGGCCCTGTGGCTGTGGAGCGAGAGCCTGATCACCGTGGGCGCCATCGCCCTGGCCACAGGCCTGGTGATCCGGATCGTCAACATGTCTGGCTGGATCATGTGGGTGGTCAACGGTATCTTCGAAAACATCGGTATGGTCCAGGACGGCCTCGAGTCGATCTCCCAGCCGGTCAGCGTGACCGACCAGAAAGGCGCGCCAACCCTCAAGATCGGCCGCGGCAACGTGCGCTTCGAAGACGTCGACTTTCACTACGGCAAAGGCAGCCGGGCGATCATCGACGGTCTGACCCTGGACATCCGCCCCGGCGAAAAAATCGGCCTGATCGGCCCTTCGGGTGCCGGCAAGTCGACCCTGGTCAACCTGTTGCTGCGCATGTACGACCTGCCTGACGGCCGCATCCTGATCGACGGCCAGGATATTTCCCAGGTCACCCAGGAAAGCTTGCGCGCGCAGATCGGCATGATCACTCAGGACACCGCGCTGTTGCACCGCTCGATCCGCGAAAACCTGCTGTACGGCCGCCCCGGCGCCAGCGACGAGCAGCTGTGGGAAGCGGTGCGCAAGGCGCGCGCCGACGAGTTCATCCCGCTGCTGTCCGATGCCGAGGGCCGCCTGGGCTTCGAGGCACATGTGGGCGAGCGTGGGGTCAAGCTGTCAGGCGGGCAACGTCAGCGCATCGCCATTGCGCGTGTACTGCTCAAGAACGCGCCGATCCTGATCATGGACGAAGCCACCTCGGCGCTGGACTCCGAGGTGGAAGCGGCGATCCAGGAAAGCCTGGAAACCCTGATGAAGGGCAAGACCGTGATCGCCATCGCCCACCGCCTCTCGACCATCGCCAAGATGGACCGTCTGGTGGTGCTCGAACAGGGCCGCATCGTCGAAATCGGCAGCCACAGTGAATTGTTGGCACAGCACGGGCTATACGCGCGGCTGTGGCATCACCAGACCGGCGGGTTTGTCGGGATGGATTGA
- a CDS encoding peptidylprolyl isomerase: protein MLKKLLVAAGTVLFASQLLAADAKHPQVELDTSFGAVVVELDGEKAPISTANFLAYVDKGFYNGTIFHRVIPGFMVQGGGFTPQLVEKPTNPPIKNEADNGLHNTRGTLAMARTSDVNSATSQFFINHKDNNFLDHGGRDFGYAVFGKVVKGMEVVDQIAAVQTSTQQGQQNVPVDPVLIKVAKRLP from the coding sequence ATGCTGAAAAAACTGCTCGTTGCCGCCGGTACCGTCCTCTTCGCCAGCCAGTTGCTGGCCGCCGATGCCAAGCACCCGCAAGTAGAGCTGGACACCAGTTTTGGCGCCGTCGTGGTCGAACTGGACGGCGAGAAAGCGCCGATCAGCACCGCCAACTTCCTCGCCTATGTGGACAAAGGCTTCTACAACGGCACCATTTTCCACCGGGTGATTCCGGGCTTCATGGTTCAGGGCGGTGGTTTCACCCCGCAACTGGTCGAAAAACCTACCAACCCGCCAATCAAGAACGAAGCCGACAACGGCCTGCACAACACCCGTGGCACCCTGGCCATGGCGCGCACCTCGGACGTCAACTCGGCCACTAGCCAGTTCTTCATCAACCACAAGGACAACAACTTCCTCGACCACGGCGGCCGCGACTTCGGCTACGCGGTGTTCGGCAAGGTGGTCAAAGGCATGGAAGTGGTCGACCAGATCGCTGCCGTGCAGACCTCCACCCAGCAAGGCCAGCAGAACGTGCCGGTCGACCCGGTACTGATCAAAGTGGCCAAGCGCCTGCCCTGA
- a CDS encoding LysR family transcriptional regulator, whose product MKAPRVTLDQWRTLQAVVDHGGFAQAAEALHRSQSSVSYTVARMQDQLGVPLLRIDGRKAVLTEAGGVLLRRSRQLVKQAAQLEDLAHHMEQGWEAEVRLVVDAAYPNTRLVRALTEFMPQSRGCRVRLREEVLSGVEEVLQEGVADVAISGFSIPGYLGTEMSAVEFVAVAQPEHALHRLNRPLNFQDLESQLQVVIRDSGRSQPRDVGWLGAEQRWTVGSLATAATFVGNGLGFAWLPRHLIVRELAEGVLKALPMEQGGSRHPTFYLYANKDKPMGPATQILIDLLRKFDVAPLHELPPTLPLHVVEPA is encoded by the coding sequence ATGAAAGCGCCGCGTGTCACCCTCGATCAATGGCGAACCCTGCAGGCGGTGGTCGACCATGGGGGCTTTGCCCAGGCCGCCGAGGCGTTGCACCGTTCGCAGTCCTCGGTCAGCTATACCGTGGCACGCATGCAGGACCAGCTCGGTGTGCCACTGCTGCGCATCGACGGGCGCAAGGCGGTGTTGACCGAAGCCGGCGGCGTGCTGTTGCGCCGCTCGCGGCAGCTGGTCAAGCAGGCTGCGCAACTCGAGGACCTGGCCCACCACATGGAGCAGGGCTGGGAAGCCGAGGTACGCCTGGTGGTCGACGCCGCCTACCCGAATACGCGGCTGGTGCGCGCGCTGACCGAATTCATGCCCCAGAGCCGTGGCTGCCGGGTGCGCCTGCGCGAAGAGGTGTTGTCGGGGGTTGAAGAAGTGTTGCAGGAAGGCGTCGCCGACGTGGCCATCAGTGGCTTCAGCATCCCGGGGTACCTGGGCACCGAGATGAGCGCCGTGGAGTTCGTCGCCGTGGCCCAGCCTGAACACGCGCTGCACCGGCTCAACCGGCCCTTGAACTTCCAGGACCTGGAAAGCCAGTTGCAGGTGGTGATCCGCGATTCGGGCCGCTCACAGCCGCGCGACGTCGGCTGGCTGGGCGCCGAGCAGCGATGGACCGTGGGCAGCCTGGCCACCGCCGCGACTTTTGTCGGCAACGGCCTGGGCTTCGCCTGGCTGCCGCGCCACCTGATCGTCCGCGAGCTGGCCGAGGGCGTGCTCAAGGCCTTGCCCATGGAGCAAGGCGGCAGCCGCCACCCCACCTTCTATCTCTACGCCAACAAGGACAAGCCCATGGGCCCGGCGACGCAGATTCTCATCGATCTGCTGCGCAAATTCGACGTAGCGCCGCTGCACGAACTGCCCCCCACCCTGCCGCTCCACGTGGTCGAACCGGCCTGA